A window from Piliocolobus tephrosceles isolate RC106 chromosome 11, ASM277652v3, whole genome shotgun sequence encodes these proteins:
- the FAM126B gene encoding protein FAM126B isoform X3, with product MWVYLRLTVSRDRQSNGCIEALLLGIYNLEIADKDGNNKVLSFTIPSLSKPSIYHEPSTIGSMALTEGALCQHDLIRVVYSDLHPQRETFTAQNRFEVLSFLMLCYNSAIVYMPASSYQSLCRMGSRVCVSGFPRQHEKHWKELYGRIVLDPEFMVQLLTGVYYAMYNGQWDLGQEVLDDIIYRAQLELFSQPLLVANAMKNSLPFDAPDSTQEGQKVLKVEVTPTVPRISRTAITTASIRRHRWRREGAEGVNGGEESVNLNDADEGFSSGASLSSQPIGTKPSSSSQRGSLRKVATGRSAKDKETASAIKSSESPRDSVVRKQYVQQPTDLSVDSVELTPMKKHLSLPAGQVVPKTNSLSLIRTASASSSKSFDYVNGSQASTSIGVGTEGGTNLAANNANRYSTVSLQEDRLGQAGEGKELLSPGAPLTKQSRSPSFNMQLISQV from the exons gaaattgctgataaagatgggaacaataaagTTCTGTCTTTCACTATCCCCTCCTTATCCAAGCCTTCAATATACCATGAA CCTTCAACAATTGGATCCATGGCTTTGACAGAAGGGGCATTGTGTCAGCATGATCTCATCAGAGTTGTTTATAGTGATCTTCATCCTCAGAGGGAAACATTCACTGCACAGAACCG GTTTGAAGTCCTGAGTTTCCTCATGCTGTGTTATAATTCTGCTATTGTATATATGCCTGCCTCATCTTACCAATCTCTTTGTCGGATGGGTTCCAG GGTTTGTGTGAGTGGGTTTCCACGGCAACATGAAAAACATTGGAAAGAACTCTATGGTCGAATAGTATTGGATCCTGAATTTATGGTGCAGCTTCTCACAGGGGTGTATTATGCCAT GTATAATGGACAGTGGGACCTTGGCCAGGAAGTTCTTGATGATATCATTTATAGAGCCCAGCTAGAGCTTTTTTCTCAACCACTATTG GTTGCCAATGCCATGAAAAACTCATTACCATTTGATGCTCCTGATTCTACACAAGAAGGCCAGAAAGTCCTTAAAGTTGAAGTCACTCCAACAGTGCCGAGGATTTCTCGGACTGCAATTACAACAGCTTCAATCCGTCGTCATAGATGGAGAAGAGAAG GTGCTGAGGGTGTAAATGGAGGAGAGGAGTCTGTAAACCTGAATGATGCAGATGAAGGATTTTCATCAGGGGCTTCCCTCAGCAGTCAGCCAATTGGGACCAAACCATCCTCCTCTTCTCAGAGGGGAAGCTTAAGGAAAGTAGCAACTGGGCGTTCAGCCAAGGATAAAGAAACAGCCTCTGCCATCAAATCCAGTGAGAGCCCTCGAGATTCAGTAGTTCGCAAGCAGTATGTACAGCAACCAACTGATCTTAGTGTAGATTCAGTTGAGCTGACACCAATGAAGAAACACCTGAGCCTGCCTGCTGGCCAGGTGGTGCCAAAAACCAATAGCTTAAGTCTAATCCGGACAGCCAGTGCTTCTTCAAGTAAATCATTTGACTATGTAAATGGCAGTCAAGCAAGTACCAGCATTGGGGTTGGCACTGAGGGAGGTACTAATTTAGCAGCTAACAATGCTAATCGATACTCAACTGTCAGTCTGCAGGAAGACCGGCTAGGTCAAGCTGGCGAAGGTAAAGAGCTTCTCAGCCCAGGAGCCCCCTTAACCAAGCAGTCTCGATCCCCAAGTTTCAATATGCAGCTAATATCCCAGGTGTAG